A genomic segment from Ptychodera flava strain L36383 chromosome 19, AS_Pfla_20210202, whole genome shotgun sequence encodes:
- the LOC139119101 gene encoding tryptophanase-like, which translates to MADNGRKFPAIEPYRVKTVERTKITTRDERMKILEEVNFNVFAIKAEDIIIDLLTDSGTGAMSTEQWSMLMRGDESYAGSPSYYRFENAVKDIMGFSEVIPAHQGRGAEDVLFSTIMQPGDVAISNGFFDTTAAHVANNKGTGINIPVLTKEMYFKDGKFKGNMDTSQLIELLNDGSKTVRFVLITVTNNIGGGQPVSMANIREVSAICKKYNKPLYLDACRYAENSYFIKKYEPGYGNKTIKEIAREMFDLVDGCTMSAKKDGIANIGGFLCLRDNELATLCRQDLILKEGFHTYGGMSGREMETIAVGLYEALEESYLESRIGQTAYLGKLLADAGIRIIKPTGGHAVYFDSTSIVPHVPPLQYPGVAVTVAMYLEGGIRGLEMGSVFLAKQADGTEVPPKHELIRLAIPRRVYTKSHIEYIAAVIKYVKDNASTLPGFKITWEGNNPNLRHFTVKLKPLAPINSGKKHSRKTEDNNNMIKSV; encoded by the exons ATGGCAGACAACGGCAGAAAGTTTCCCGCCATCGAACCATACAGGGTGAAGACAGTCGAAAGGACAAAAATAACGACCCGAGACGAAAGAATGAAGATCCTGGAAGAGGTGAATTTCAATGTTTTCGCCATCAAGGCAGAAGACATCATTATCGACCTGCTGACTGACTCTGGAACAGGTGCTATGAGCACTGAACAATGGTCCATGCTTATGCGAG GCGATGAATCGTATGCTGGGTCTCCTAGCTACTACCGTTTTGAAAACGCCGTCAAGGACATCATGGGTTTCAGTGAGGTGATACCAGCTCACCAGGGCAGAGGTGCCGAGGACGTGCTCTTCTCCACGATCATGCAGCCCGGGGACGTTGCCATTAGCAACGGCTTCTTCGATACCACGGCGGCCCACGTGGCGAACAACAAGGGGACCGGGATAAATATCCCGGTTCTGACCAAGGAGATGTATTTCAAAGACGGCAAGTTCAAGGGAAACATGGACACGTCGCAACTGATCGAGCTGTTGAACGACGGCAGCAAGACCGTTCGCTTCGTCCTGATTACCGTCACAAACAACATCGGCGGCGGCCAGCCGGTAAGCATGGCGAATATCAGGGAGGTGTCGGCCATCTGCAAAAAGTACAACAAGCCACTTTACTTAGACGCGTGCCGCTACGCCGAAAACAGCTACTTTATCAAGAAGTACGAGCCGGGCTACGGCAACAAGACCATTAAAGAGATAGCGCGAGAGATGTTCGACCTTGTTGATGGTTGCACCATGTCCGCAAAGAAGGACGGCATCGCTAACATCGGCGGATTCCTCTGTCTCCGAGACAACGAACTCGCGACCCTCTGCCGACAAGATCTAATATTGAAGGAGGGGTTTCATACTTATGGGGGTATGTCGGGGCGTGAAATGGAGACCATCGCCGTCGGGCTGTACGAAGCCCTAGAAGAATCCTATCTTGAATCGCGCATCGGCCAAACTGCATATTTGGGTAAGCTGCTGGCGGACGCCGGAATCCGCATCATCAAACCGACGGGCGGGCACGCAGTCTATTTCGACTCGACCTCCATCGTCCCGCACGTACCTCCACTCCAGTATCCAGGCGTTGCTGTCACCGTTGCCATGTACCTGGAGGGTGGAATCCGCGGCCTTGAAATGGGTTCAGTGTTTCTCGCTAAACAAGCAGACGGAACTGAAGTCCCACCGAAGCATGAGCTCATCCGCTTGGCCATACCGCGTAGGGTGTACACGAAATCGCATATCGAGTACATCGCCGCCGTGATCAAGTACGTGAAGGATAACGCCTCCACTCTACCTGGTTTCAAAATCACGTGGGAGGGCAACAACCCTAACTTGCGCCACTTCACCGTCAAGCTTAAACCCTTGGCTCCCATTAACAGCGGCAAGAAACACTCCAGGAAAACCGAAGACAACAACAATATGATTAAATCGGTATAA
- the LOC139118118 gene encoding uncharacterized protein encodes MTTRSGRHYSRMADEEQQQPQPEAGEETTEWQRNIATQLTEIRLNNSDDNGIGPGIFRGREDENARRWWQRYKDYVIFKNWPTEKQLRGISLYLTGEAERWYHGQPDDAKNDMEALGTAFLDRFGKCGPIWLYDQMLFKLKQQPTQTVEQYATMLKEKGEKAQKTDREILSFFINGLRPPIQAFVAGKAPADFASAYLQAKTAEVVTAIPQEPSKDNDELQQIIGKLGGLQQEVKDIKTKIDDRRPLREPQRPKQVYGGRTLQHAQGSLCMLWLVMLAVLLLSTRVSSNVNPDIIVRQNFGIVFEPVALVEVAHSYWHVTFSIPRLNFLGLDTIITVMPTEYPCSDVPMPKSCTLHDNQSNLIIRRQSSC; translated from the exons ATGACAACTCGTAGTGGAAGGCACTACTCTAGAATGGCCGACGAGGAACAACAGCAGCCCCAGCCAGAAGCCGGTGAAGAAACTACTGAGTGGCAGCGTAATATCGCCACTCAACTGACTGAAATCCGCCTTAACAACAGCGATGATAATGGTATTGGTCCCGGCATCTTTCGTGGTCGAGAGGATGAAAACGCACGGAGATGGTGGCAAAGGTACAAAGACTACGTAATCTTCAAAAACTGGCCAACGGAGAAACAACTGAGGGGAATCAGTCTCTACCTGACTGGTGAAGCAGAAAGATGGTACCATGGCCAGCCTGATGATGCAAAAAACGATATGGAGGCCCTAGGGACTGCATTTCTGGATCGATTCGGTAAGTGCGGCCCGATTTGGCTATACGATCAGATGTTGTTCAAGTTAAAACAACAACCGACCCAAACTGTCGAACAATATGCAACCATGTTGAAGGAAAAGGGGGAGAAGGCTCAGAAAACCGACCGGGAGATTTTATCCTTTTTCATCAACGGACTGCGACCACCCATTCAAGCCTTCGTCGCGGGAAAGGCTCCTGCGGACTTTGCCTCTGCTTATCTACAAGCCAAAACAGCCGAAGTTGTAACAGCAATACCCCAGGAACCGTCAAAGGACAATGATGAATTACAACAAATCATCGGAAAACTCGGCGGGCTCCAACAAGAAGTGAAGgacataaagacaaagatagACGATCGTCGACCTCTAAGGGAACCACAGCGACCAAAGCAAGTCTACGGGGGACGGACCCTCCAACATGCACAG GGTTCTCTCTGCATGCTCTGGTTGGTTATGCTAGCCGTTCTCCTTTTGTCGACTAGGGTAAGCAGCAATGTAAACCCAGACATAATCGTTCGCCAGAATTTTGGAATTGTTTTTGAGCCAGTGGCCTTGGTTGAAGTGGCTCATTCTTACTGGCATGTAACTTTTTCTATTCCTCGTTTAAATTTTCTTGGCCTGGATACTATTATTACCGTTATGCCTACTGAATATCCTTGTAGTGACGTGCCCATGCCAAAGTCATGTACACTCCATGACAATCAATCCAATCTTATCATAAGGAGGCAGTCCAGTTGTTAA